In Phycisphaeraceae bacterium, the genomic stretch CTGTCGATACGGAGGAGTTTACTTGTGAACTTGATCGTATCAGCGGCAAGATTCGAATTTTCCGAGGTCAGGAAGAGATTTCGCTGGAGTCGCTTGGTCGCATCCCAGCGCAGACTGCTAAACAGGTGATGATCCAGCGGTTCCGTGAGGATGAAAGGTCGAGCATCTACAACGAGTTTATCGACCGTGTAGGCGAACTGACCACCGGCATGGCTCAGCGATATGAGGGGGGGGCACTGGTGGTTTCGCTGGGACGGGCCGAGGGCTTTATGCCACGCAGTGAGCAGATCCCCGGAGAACAACATCAGCCGGGCGAGCGAGTGCGATGCCTGATCCTGGACGTTCGTGATGCGGGAAATCAGGTAAAAATCGTTCTTAGCCGGGCACAACCGGAGTTCATCAAGCGATTGTTTGAAGTTGAGGTTCCAGAGGTTGCGGAACGCATTATTGAAATCAAGGCCATGGCACGCGAGCCGGGACACCGAACAAAGATCGCGGTCTCCTCTATCGATTCAAAAGTAGATGCCGTCGGAGCCTGCGTTGGTGTTCGTGGCAGCCGGATCAAAAATATCGTTGATGAGCTTGGCGGCGAAAAGATTGACATCGTGAGATGGAACGAGTCCTCGCAAATTCTTATCCAGAATGCACTCAAGCCGGCTGAGGTTGTTGAAATATCACTGTGCTTCGAACTGGGTCGTGCCACCGTTGTAGTTAATGAAGATCAACTCAGTTTGGCAATCGGTAAACGAGGGCAGAACGTTCGGTTGGCAGCCCGTCTGACACAATGGGATGTTGATATTCTCACGCCCGCTGAGTTCAGTAAGGGGCTCGACACGATGGAGGCTACGCTCAAGCTGGTTCCTGAGATCACTGAAGAGCATGCGGACCGGCTTGCGGCACTGGGTGTTATCAGCGTATTCGATGTCGAAGAAGTCGGTGCGGATTATCTGGTTGAACAACTTCAGGTTACTGCCGAGCAAGCGGCAGAGATGGTCAAGATCGCTGGCGATAAAGCGAAAGTAGTAGCCGAGGAGCAGGCGAAGGAGAAGGAAGAAGCCGAACGGAGGAAGAAGGAAGCTGCTGCTGCGGTTGCGGCAATGCCTGGTGAACAACAGGCCGCTGCGGTGCTGGGTGAGGCTCCAAGCGGTGAGGCGTCAGGTGGTGCTTCGTCAGACGGACAGACACCGACTCAAGGTACGACTTCTACGGGTGGCAATGATGATGATTCAAGCA encodes the following:
- the nusA gene encoding transcription termination factor NusA, whose protein sequence is MNTSELLRLIDSISRDRNVDKESLYKDIEQAMVSAARKHFNAVDTEEFTCELDRISGKIRIFRGQEEISLESLGRIPAQTAKQVMIQRFREDERSSIYNEFIDRVGELTTGMAQRYEGGALVVSLGRAEGFMPRSEQIPGEQHQPGERVRCLILDVRDAGNQVKIVLSRAQPEFIKRLFEVEVPEVAERIIEIKAMAREPGHRTKIAVSSIDSKVDAVGACVGVRGSRIKNIVDELGGEKIDIVRWNESSQILIQNALKPAEVVEISLCFELGRATVVVNEDQLSLAIGKRGQNVRLAARLTQWDVDILTPAEFSKGLDTMEATLKLVPEITEEHADRLAALGVISVFDVEEVGADYLVEQLQVTAEQAAEMVKIAGDKAKVVAEEQAKEKEEAERRKKEAAAAVAAMPGEQQAAAVLGEAPSGEASGGASSDGQTPTQGTTSTGGNDDDSSIVAMLEARQQKNDISADDSAANSAQEQRQ